A genome region from Stenotrophomonas maltophilia includes the following:
- a CDS encoding sensor histidine kinase: MPSLSPRRPLVLLALIVVMAAIFLIDTVTDYAVAAACFYAAVILAASRVLSARGLITLAIACIALTGLSFFLTRFGTYRIGLVNSVIGMLVIGITTYLALNMEAAKAAVQEAQGRLLRVARASTVGELTTSIAHEVNQPLAAIASSAEACQRWLAQDPPNVDKARQTVARILADAHRAGDVIARIRGLTQGAAPERRAFDLNQAVEEMLALSRSELDQHGVAVALLLDADLPPVQADRVQVQQVIGNLILNAVDAMEGVPAADRRLSLLTRRDGQRVSLSVRDRGVGLPADHPERVFDAFWTTKSHGLGLGLSLSRSMIEANDGQIRAERPAGGGACFIFDLPVALDTPHA, encoded by the coding sequence ATGCCATCGCTGTCGCCCCGCCGCCCGCTGGTGCTGCTGGCTCTGATCGTCGTGATGGCGGCGATCTTCCTGATCGACACCGTCACCGATTATGCGGTTGCCGCCGCCTGCTTCTACGCAGCAGTCATCCTCGCCGCGTCGCGCGTACTGAGCGCGCGCGGGCTTATCACCCTGGCCATTGCCTGCATCGCGCTGACCGGGCTGAGCTTCTTCCTGACCCGCTTCGGCACCTACCGCATCGGCCTGGTCAACTCGGTGATCGGCATGCTGGTGATCGGCATCACCACCTACCTCGCCCTGAACATGGAAGCGGCCAAGGCCGCCGTGCAGGAAGCACAGGGCCGCCTGCTGCGGGTGGCGCGCGCTTCCACCGTGGGCGAGCTCACCACCTCCATCGCGCATGAAGTGAACCAGCCGCTCGCCGCCATCGCCAGCAGCGCCGAAGCCTGCCAGCGCTGGCTGGCACAGGACCCGCCGAACGTGGACAAGGCACGGCAGACCGTGGCCCGCATCCTGGCCGATGCGCACCGCGCCGGCGACGTGATCGCCCGCATCCGCGGCCTGACCCAGGGCGCGGCACCGGAACGACGCGCCTTCGATCTGAACCAGGCGGTGGAGGAAATGCTGGCGCTGTCGCGCAGCGAGCTCGACCAGCACGGCGTGGCCGTGGCGCTGCTGCTGGACGCCGACCTGCCTCCGGTGCAGGCCGATCGCGTGCAAGTGCAGCAGGTGATCGGCAACCTGATCCTCAATGCGGTGGACGCGATGGAAGGCGTGCCCGCCGCCGACCGGCGCCTGTCACTGCTGACCCGGCGTGACGGCCAGCGGGTCAGTCTCAGTGTGCGTGACCGCGGCGTCGGCCTGCCCGCCGACCATCCCGAGCGTGTGTTCGATGCCTTCTGGACCACCAAGTCACACGGCTTGGGGCTCGGGCTCAGCCTGAGCCGTTCAATGATCGAGGCCAATGACGGCCAGATCCGCGCCGAACGCCCCGCAGGCGGCGGTGCCTGCTTCATCTTCGACCTGCCCGTCGCCCTGGATACCCCTCATGCGTAA
- a CDS encoding MgtC/SapB family protein → MDINPNLPAFNAGATLSSLISLSVAFVLGTIIGLERQLRQRTAGLRTNTLVAVGAAVFVDLAVRFHDLYGGPPSPLHVVAYVISGVGFLGAGAIMKDGAQVSGLNTAATLWGSAAVGACAGIKLLPEAVLAAVFVLAANTLLRPVVNRIQRQPLPEAFSEATYAINVVCQREQQAEVLDRLLLLLEQAQYPVRAVDQRPFGERDVEIEAVLYATTVDAGELDAVLATLATTPGVLQGFWNASLEE, encoded by the coding sequence ATGGACATCAATCCCAACCTGCCGGCGTTCAACGCCGGCGCAACGCTCAGCTCGCTGATCAGCCTGTCGGTGGCATTCGTGCTGGGCACGATCATCGGCCTGGAACGGCAGCTGCGGCAACGCACCGCCGGCCTGCGTACCAACACGCTGGTGGCGGTGGGAGCGGCGGTGTTCGTCGATCTGGCGGTACGCTTCCATGACCTGTACGGCGGCCCGCCGTCGCCGCTGCATGTGGTTGCCTATGTGATCTCCGGCGTCGGCTTCCTCGGTGCCGGCGCGATCATGAAGGACGGCGCCCAGGTGTCCGGCCTGAACACCGCCGCCACCCTGTGGGGATCGGCGGCCGTGGGCGCATGTGCGGGCATCAAGCTGCTGCCTGAGGCGGTACTGGCGGCGGTGTTCGTGCTGGCCGCCAATACTTTGCTTCGGCCCGTGGTGAACCGCATCCAGCGGCAGCCACTGCCGGAAGCGTTCAGCGAGGCGACCTATGCGATCAACGTGGTCTGCCAGCGCGAGCAGCAGGCCGAGGTGCTGGACCGGTTGTTGCTGCTGCTCGAGCAGGCGCAGTACCCGGTGCGCGCGGTGGACCAGCGGCCGTTCGGCGAGCGCGACGTGGAGATCGAGGCGGTGCTGTATGCCACCACCGTCGATGCCGGTGAGCTCGATGCGGTGCTGGCCACACTGGCGACGACGCCCGGCGTACTGCAGGGGTTCTGGAACGCCAGCCTGGAGGAATAG